The Banduia mediterranea genomic interval GACATGCCGGTGCCGCGCCAGTCGAGAAGCTCGGACTGAACCTGCTCCAACACCGACAGCGGCAAGGTGGCGGGGCCGGCACTGAAATTGTGAACACGCGACATGGTCTGATTCCGTCGGATATCGGTAGGCCTGCGGCTCGCCGCATCGGGAGCGCAGCCTAGCCGTACGCGCGGCTTTTTTCGAGGGTCCCGCCTCGAAAATTCACACGATCATGTAGCCTCGCCGGAAATCCAAGCCTCACGACGCGCGCATGAACCGTTTGCTGCTGAACCTCGTCACCGGCCTGGCGGCGCTGACCGCCCTGATTCCCCTATCCGTGTCTGCCGCCGGCGCGCCCAGGCAAGCGCCCGGCTGGAGCCTGCAGACGCCGGGCGGCGAAACCGTCAACTTCCCGCAGGATGCCGAAGGTCGCCCCACGGTCCTGCTGTTCTGGCCGTCCTGGTGCCCGTTCAGCCGCGCGCTGCAACCCTACGTGCAGGACATCTGGGAGGACTACCGTGATTTGGGCGTCAATGTCTGGACGATCAACATCCGCGAAGACGGCGACCCCGTACAGACGATGAAGGATCGCGGCCTCAGCTTTCCGCTGTTGATCCAGGGCGATGCACTGATGGCGACCTATCGCATCGAACGCACACCCTGGCTGGTGGTCATCGACGGCGACAACAACATCGTCTACACGCGGCCTCCGCATCCGCCAACGCCCGTCGACGTCGCCATGGACGTGCGCAAGACCCTCAACGAGTTGCTGGGCGACCGCGCCCCACCGCTACCACAGAGCTACCCCAAGCCCTACGACCTGCACCTCAAGAAGCGCTCGGATCGTGTCGACCGCAGCGCACCCAAACCGGTGTCCTCCAGCGTGTGGGGGCCGTGGCTGCAAGCGTATCTGGCCGACATCCCCGCGGATGAAACCGCCGAAGGCATCGCCCCGCTGGGCGCGATCGACAGCGGCAAGGCGGCCATCGCTCACGCCAGGGCGATTTGGACGAAGCGCCATGGCGAAGAAGCGGTACTGGCGCAGGCGCCCTACCGCGCCTACCGCGACGCCACGCGCTGGGTCGTGCTCGGCGATGGCGGTACCGGCGAACTCGGAGACGGCATGATTCTGGTCGTCGAACGCGGAACGGGACGAGTGATTCGCGTCAGCGGGGAATGACGCTGCGAGCGGTGGCCGCCTGCGGATTTTCAGCCTTTCCATGCCACCGATGCCGGGCCGCCCGATCCCTCCGCTATGGCGTCCGCAGGTATACCGAGGATTCGCGCTCCGAAGCTTCGTAGAGCGACAGAGGTGCTGGCTTCTTGCCGAAGGACAGCAGCGCGTGGCTCCATGTCGGCATCGGCAGGCCGGCCACCGAGCGCGCCCAGTCAAGGTTCTGCCCACTGCACAGGTCGAAACGCGATCCATGCCAAGGGCATTCGACCGTACCCTTGTCGACCTTGCCACGCGCCAGCGACAGGCCCACATGCGGGCACTTGGCGGAAAATGCGCAGACGCGTCCGTCGACACGGCTCAGCAAGACGGTGTGGCCGCCGACTTTGACGGCATGCAGCCGGCCTTCCTGGACCTCACCCGATGCCGCGACTTTCGTTTCATTCATGACTCCCTCCTTTGCGGTGCCGCTGAGCCTTCGGCCGCGCTGTCGACCCTTGCCCGCGTTATCAGCCACCCCACGTCCACCATCCCACTCGGAAAGGCCCGTGAGCGTGTCGAGTGCCTGGTCCGGGCTCAGGCCTTGGTCGTAGAAGCCGCTCGCAGTCTGTTCGCGCAAAAACATCCCGGATTCGTC includes:
- a CDS encoding redoxin domain-containing protein, which produces MNRLLLNLVTGLAALTALIPLSVSAAGAPRQAPGWSLQTPGGETVNFPQDAEGRPTVLLFWPSWCPFSRALQPYVQDIWEDYRDLGVNVWTINIREDGDPVQTMKDRGLSFPLLIQGDALMATYRIERTPWLVVIDGDNNIVYTRPPHPPTPVDVAMDVRKTLNELLGDRAPPLPQSYPKPYDLHLKKRSDRVDRSAPKPVSSSVWGPWLQAYLADIPADETAEGIAPLGAIDSGKAAIAHARAIWTKRHGEEAVLAQAPYRAYRDATRWVVLGDGGTGELGDGMILVVERGTGRVIRVSGE
- a CDS encoding Rieske (2Fe-2S) protein is translated as MNETKVAASGEVQEGRLHAVKVGGHTVLLSRVDGRVCAFSAKCPHVGLSLARGKVDKGTVECPWHGSRFDLCSGQNLDWARSVAGLPMPTWSHALLSFGKKPAPLSLYEASERESSVYLRTP